One segment of Sylvia atricapilla isolate bSylAtr1 chromosome 8, bSylAtr1.pri, whole genome shotgun sequence DNA contains the following:
- the LCOR gene encoding ligand-dependent corepressor isoform X2 has product MQRMIRQFAAEYTSKNSSTQDSSQPNSTKNQSLLKASLVTSSPTAATAQNPVLSKLLMADQDSPLDLTVRKSQSEPSEQDGVLDLSTKKSPCAGSTSLSHSPGCSSTSGNGRPGRPSQHHPEGLQSGDGVPPRSLQDGTREGYGHSTSLKVPLARSLQISEELLSRNQFSTAASHGPSGLQNHGQHLILSREASWAKPHYEFNFSRMKFRGNGALSNISDLPFLTENSAFQKMALQTKQDGKKDVSHSSPVDLKIPQVRGMDLSWESRTGDQYSYSSLVMGSQTESALSKKLRAILPKQNRRSLLDAGPDSWGSDAEQSTSGQPYPTSDQEGDPGSKQPRKKRGRYRQYNSEILEEAISVVMSGKMSVSKAQSIYGIPHSTLEYKVKERLGTLKNPPKKKMKLMRSEGQDVSVKIELDPQGEAAQSANELKDE; this is encoded by the exons ATGCAGCGAATGATCCGACAGTTTGCTGCTGAATATACCTCAAAAAATAGCTCTACTCAGGACTCCAGCCAGCCCAATAGCACAAAGAACCAAAGCCTGCTGAAAGCATCTCTGGTCACCTCCTCTCCCACGGCTGCAACTGCTCAGAACCCTGTGCTCAGCAAACTGCTCATGGCTGACCAAGACTCACCTCTGGACCTTACTGTCAGAAAGTCTCAGTCAGAACCTAGTGAACAAG ACGGTGTGCTTGATTTATCCACGAAGAAGAGTCCTTGTGCTGGCAGCACCTCTCTGAGTCACTCTCCAGGATGCTCCAGTACTTCAGGAAATGG GCGACCTGGGAGACCCAGCCAGCACCATCCGGAGGGACTACAGAGTGGTGATGGGGTACCTCCAAGAAGCTTGCAGGATGGAACCAGGGAAGGTTATGGCCACTCCACATCTCTTAAAGTACCACTGGCTCGATCACTCCAGATTAGTGAAGAACTGCTGAGCAGAAACCAGTTTTCTACAGCTGCCAGCCATGGGCCATCTGGACTACAGAATCATGGACAGCACTTAATATTATCCAGGGAGGCTTCTTGGGCAAAACCACACTACGAATTCAATTTCAGCCGCATGAAATTCAGGGGAAATGGTGCACTCAGCAACATCAGTGACCTTCcttttcttacagaaaactCTGCCTTTCAAAAAATGGCACTTCAAACTAAACAGGATGGGAAAAAGGACGTGAGCCATTCATCTCCTGTGGATTTAAAGATACCACAAGTTCGAGGCATGGACCTTTCATGGGAGTCCCGCACTGGTGACCAGTACAGCTATAGCTCTTTGGTAATGGGTTCACAAACGGAGAGCGCGCTTAGCAAAAAGTTAAGGGCTATCCTTCCAAAACAAAATAGGAGAAGTTTGCTGGATGCTGGACCAGATTCCTGGGGCTCAGATGCTGAGCAGTCTACCTCTGGACAGCCATATCCCACCTCAGATCAAGAGGGAGATCCTGGCTCCAAGCAACCtaggaagaaaagagggagaTACAGACAGTACAACAGCGAGATACTGGAGGAAGCAATCTCTGTGGTTATGAGCGGGAAAATGAGTGTTTCCAAAGCTCAGAGTATTTATGGGATCCCCCACAGTACACTGGAGTACAAAGTTAAAGAGAGGCTGGGCACTTTGAAAAAccctccaaagaaaaaaatgaaattaatgagGTCGGAGGGGCAGGATGTTTCAGTAAAGATTGAATTAGATCcccagggagaagcagcacaaaGTGCGAATGAATTGAAGGATGAATAG